The Megalobrama amblycephala isolate DHTTF-2021 linkage group LG18, ASM1881202v1, whole genome shotgun sequence genome segment GGCACAAAGACTTGCCAAAGACTTTCCATTTGTTGACATGACGTGGTTAGATTTAGATGGTTaatatcatatatttatttGGGTGTCCACCATAGAGAtaccatatttataatgaaaccatatcattttaattatatcatataataaaatacaatttaatgtTTCTAATGAAAATCTATGGTAAAATATTATGGAATCTTTGCTTTTTAAGATAATTtcgtttctgtattttttaaaatatattttatatgaaaatttTAATGGCAGtatgtttattgaacaaaaatgaattcttttatttatcaaaataaacagaaaatagtacaaattTGGCTAAAGTGATTGTTTTGATCAAGCATTAACATGGACATTATTTTAGCTAAAATTTGTAACAATACTGTGTGCCTTTTGCTGGTTTTCACCCCTGTGTCTGGTAAAAGGTCCCCCCCTCGCCAcctcatacatttttaagatttctaaacaaaataaaccacttttatgatttattttcacacgaAATCTGTTACTCCTTAAATGTTCAATTCAAACTGATATATTTTGTCAAACGTTATTGGCGTAGTGAAAAGCAGTTTTTCTTAAGGTGTGCATTTAGCAAAGTTGTACCCTGTAACCTGGCGAGCGCGAAAGAGGGCTTCACAAACACTATTAAGCTTTCGCTCATCTCAGTTCGCGATCTCACAGCGTTCCATTAAAGTCAGTAAAGTTGTCTACACACACTACATAAAGAATCTCGTACTTACATCGTGTCTTCGTTTGTTAAGGAGAGGATTCACGAAAGCGAGCAGAACTCATGACTTGAACAAAAATTCCGGGGTTTTACGCGACTGGTGACTGGATTCTTAACTTAAACGCCTCTGattcagggttgccaggttttcacaacaaaacccgacCAATTGCTtgtcaaaactagcccaatggcAATTTAAGGGggtcccaggtgaaaaaaagtatatttctaaaatatacttaaagtgctctattttcgtgcactaattttgtacctaatatactaaaaattcttctttagtacttcttaagataatctttagaacatctaagtgtactcaactgtgctattttgagacaccatgaaatatgaactaatatgggcttttaatatactatctctatatttaaaaaaatatatttagatactacttatagtacatttgaacctaTAGTGCTACAAGTgttaactaaatatatttttaaatacacagaAACTTTAAGTAGCCTACagtatagaagtgtacttttttttttccacctgggGTCCCACGTTTTTGGCGgggctcccctggtaaaattcgcattccagggaCTAAGTATTACGTTATTGTGGGTcgattcaacccgcggacatgaaaaacatcCCGCGGGAATtccgcggacttggcaacactgctctgattggccaatgCGTTGAGAGCAACAAACatatctgtgattggctacactTCTCACCGCTGCAAAAACACGCTGAAAGTAGGAACACTTATTTTCTCCAGAGTGCAAACTCAAAAATGCAATAGAGTTTGACAAATCTGTTTCACtagtaatattatattattacagtatCATCTGTGGGTGTTCTTGCTTTCAGAGTGCTTATATTTAAATTTGACTTTGtgatgtatttaatttttttaacaaaatatatttgtgatCAAACATTAATCTGCGGACCCCCGGTTGAAGACCCTTGCTTTAGACAATTTGTGATTTCAATCCTGCTGTGACAATTTATGCcatttaaaacactttttaatcatGTAGGATTATTACACCTGTATATGAAGGTATGTTATTTCAGAGAATACACTGAATGTTTGCacttttaaaaatttatttgtcACATCACAAGATCATTGAAATTAAACATGCAagtaaaaaagttattaaaacaAACAGTGAGCAGTCAAcacctaaaataaacacttgCAATGCATGAAATGCATGAATTTACCATGCATACAAATTCAGGGTTTTTGGTTTAAAGCAAAAGTACATTTGCCAAAATGCATTCATctgccaaaaaaaaatctgccaaatgcattcatttaaatgtacttttgctttaaaataaaaaccctGAATTTGTATGCATGGTAAATATAAGTCTACACAATATTACATACTTTAGATGTAAATTCACAACTCTGGAAAAGGATGGTGTCCATATTTACATCtgtaaatgacagaaaaatgaacatgaacaGCAACATCTTGCATTCATTTTCACATGCTGTGAGAAGAAACGGGTTTAAGTGCAAAAGACGTCACATTAAGACTACAGATCTCAATGCATCAGCTTTCAGCATATAGACTTACAAAATTAATCTTTTAACaggttagttctcccaaaaattaattactcaccctcatgttgttccacatgtgtaagactttcattcatcttcaggacacaaattaagatatttttgatgaaatccgatggttcagtgaggcctgcattgccagcaagaaaATTAACagtttcaaatgcccagaaagttactaaagacatatttaaaacagttcatgtgactacagtggttcaaccttaatgttatgaagcggcgagaatactttttgtgcgccaaaaaaaacaaaataatgactttattcaacaatatctagtgatgggggatttcaaaacactgcttcatgaaggttcaaagctttacgaatcttttgttttgaatcagtggttcagagccaaagtcatgtgaaccattgaaatttcgaaacgtttAGAAACAGTaccttcatttttttgtttcaaaggTCTTACatgtgtggaatgacatgatggtgattaatgacagaattttcatttttgggtgaactaaccctttaaagatggAGATGCCTTAGCCTGAAGATGCTTTCGATTGACAAATGGGATGAAAAGCTTTCACAGTAACTTTAAAGTGAAGGACCTAAGCATGAACTTTGCTCAGTGACAACTTTGGGCAACGCTTTCGCAAATGAGTCAGTAGTTTACTTGAGTGTGTGAAGCTCCTCTCACATGAAACGCACTGGTATGGCTTCTCTCCCGTGTGCAATCTCTCATGCGCTCTCAGGTGTCCAGACTGAATGAAACCCTTTCCACAATGCGTGCACgtgtacggcttctctccagtatgaatccTTTGGTGTCGTCTCAAGGAGTCGGCCGTATTAAAAGAATTTCCGCACTCAGAGCACTTGTGAGGTCTTCCACCGATATGCATCTTCTGGTGCTCGTTGAAATACTCcagctgtgaaaaactcttCCCGCAAAAAGAACATAAGTGAGGCTTCTGGTTTGCGTGCATCTTCAGGTGTCTTTTCAGTAGTTTGGCCAAAATAAACTTCTTATCACACAGATCGCAGCCGAACGAGCTCACTCCAGAGTGACGGCGAAGATGGTTTTTGAGGATGTTTGTTGATGTGAAACTGCGTCCGCACTGAGAGCATGTGAAGGGTCTT includes the following:
- the LOC125252647 gene encoding gastrula zinc finger protein XlCGF7.1-like is translated as MEFIKEENENMSDSEPFRIKKEESEEQTYLMEQNELEEKHHQHHFTTGDKSGGKNYFICPQCGKSFPHKGDLNKHIRIHTGERPFTCIQCGKSFTQKANLNRHLRVHSGERPFTCSQCGRSFTSTNILKNHLRRHSGVSSFGCDLCDKKFILAKLLKRHLKMHANQKPHLCSFCGKSFSQLEYFNEHQKMHIGGRPHKCSECGNSFNTADSLRRHQRIHTGEKPYTCTHCGKGFIQSGHLRAHERLHTGEKPYQCVSCERSFTHSSKLLTHLRKRCPKLSLSKVHA